The following proteins come from a genomic window of Lemur catta isolate mLemCat1 chromosome 4, mLemCat1.pri, whole genome shotgun sequence:
- the UNC50 gene encoding protein unc-50 homolog yields MLPSTSVNSSMQGNGVLNSRDAARHTAGAKRYKYLRRLFRFRQMDFEFAAWQMLYLFTSPQRVYRNFHYRKQTKDQWARDDPAFLVLLSIWLCVSTIGFGFVLDMGFFETIKLLLWVVFIDCVGVGLLISTLMWFISNKYLVKRQSRDYDVEWGYAFDVHLNAFYPLLVILHFIQLFFINHVILTDTFIGYLVGNTLWLIAVGYYIYVTFLGYSALPFLKNTVILLYPFAPLILLYGLSLALGWNFTHALCSFYKYRVK; encoded by the exons ATGTTACCAAGTACTTCAGTGAATTCCTCTATGCAGGGGAACGGAGTCTTGAATTCCAGGGATGCAGCGAGACACACAGCTGGAGCAAAACGCTACAAATACCTGAGAAGGCTTTTTCGTTTCCGGCAGATGGACTTTGAGTTTGCGGCTTGGCAGATGCTCTACCTGTTTACTTCCCCACAGAGAGTTTATAGAAACTTTCATTACCGAAAGCAGACAAAGGACCAGTGGGCCAGAGATGACCCTGCTTTCTTGGTCCTATTAAGTATCTGGCTCTGTG TGTCCACTATAGGATTTGGCTTTGTGCTGGACATGGGATTTTTTGAGACAATAAAGCTCCTCCTTTGGGTTGTATTCATAGATTGTGTAGGTGTTGGTCTTCTGATATCAACTTTAATGTG GTTCATCTCTAACAAGTACTTAGTGAAACGACAGAGCAGAGACTATGATGTGGAGTGGGGCTACGCCTTTGATGTGCATCTGAATGCTTTTTATCCACTCCTagtcattttgcattttattcagCTTTTCTTCATTAACC ATGTTATCCTAACAGATACATTTATTGGATATTTAGTTGGAAATACCTTATGGCTGATTGCTGTTGGCTATTATATCTATGTAACCTTCCTAGGATACAGTG cactgccatttttgaaaaatacagtaattctTCTCTATCCATTCGCACCTCTCATCCTACTCTACGGGCTGTCACTAGCACTGGGATGGAACTTTACCCATGCTCTGTGTTCTTTCTACAAGTACAGGGTGAAGTGA